Part of the Halobellus ruber genome is shown below.
CTGGCCGACAACACCGTCGCGACCGGGATCCCAAAGGGCCTCCGCGGCGAGTGGGGGTTCGCCGCCGCCGTCGGCGAGGTGCTGTTCGACACCGGTCAGTCGACTGCTGCCCGCCGGAACGCGCGAGCACTCGGTCTCGATTCCGACTTCGACAACATCGTGTTGAGCCACGCACACTACGATCACACTGCAGGGCTCGACGCGTTCCTGAATCCGTCCGATCCACCGACGGTCTACTGTCACCCCGGTATCTGGACCGCGCGATTCATCAAGGAGCCGGCGGACGGCCGCACACTTGAACATCCGATCCACATCGGCGTTCCGTACTCCCGGGCCGAAGTCGAGACCGGTGCCGATGTCGTCGAACACCGCGATCCGGTTGAGGTGTGCGACGACGTGTTCGCCCTCGGGGAGATCCCGCGACCGCACGCCGACAACCCTGTCCACCTCCGGGAAGCAGACGGGGAGCTGGTCGAGGACTCGGTGCCGGACGACCAGTCAGTCGCGGTGCGGACCGCCGACGGGACGGCGCTCGTCCTCGGCTGCTGTCACGCGGGGCTGCGGAACACGATCGAACACGCCGAATCGGTCACCGGACGGCCAGTTCGGTACGTCGTCGGCGGAACACACCTCGTCGCCCGCACGCCCGCGGAGGTCCACAACCTGGTGGACTGGCTCGACGGCCGGCTGGACGTGTTCGCCGGGACGCACTGCACTGGGTTCGAGGCCGAGCGGATCCTTTCGGAGCGGCTCCCGGACGCGTTCCGCTCTGTCGGCGTCGGGAGTTCGATCGAACTCCCGCCGCGTCCGTGACTGAGCCCGGAGCAGTTTAGACCCCGTCCGACAGCCGGTCGAATCGCTCGCGGAACGCCGCCCGGCAGGTGGCACAGCAGAAGTGATACAGCGTGTCGTCGATGCGCTCGGACTCCCCCTCCTCGTCAACGGTGTTTCCGCACTCCGCACAGGAGAGGGCGAACTCGGTGCCATCAAGCGACGGCTGCCACTCGATCTCGTCCACGAGGGTGACGGTGTACTCCGCAGCGTCGATCGGGCCGACGAGGTCACGCAGCCAGCCGTGCACCCCGTGCGGTTCCACCCGCGCGTTGAACCAGAGCTCTCCCTCGGCGGTCACCATCACGTGCTCGACCGTGTCCGCGTCGTCAAGCCGGTCCCGGAGCCGGTCGAACGAGTCCCCCGGATCGAGCTGGACGAACACCTGCACGCCGGCCCCGAGTTGCGTCCGGTCGACGTCCACGGTGAAGCGATTGATGATCCCCGCCTCCCGCAACCGTTTGATGCGGTCGGCAACCGCAGGCCCGGACAGTCCCACTCGTTCGGCGATGTCGGCATTTGTCCGCCGGGCGTCGCGGCTGAGGAGCCGCAGGATCTCGATGTCGGTTTCGTCGAGCGATGTCATACTGTTGCTATCGGCCGGAGCGAAAACAATCCCCGGCCTCGCCGTCGCTCGGCCACTCGGGTATGGGACCGTCCGGATTCGAACCACGGTCGCGCCGCTCACTCCGTTCGCGTCGCTCCCTGGTTCGAACCGGGGGTTGTCACTGCTGGTTCGTCACGTCCGTTCCTCACAAAGCAGTGGGACCGCCCGGATTCGAACCGGGGTCACGGGCACCCAAGGCCCGAAGTATACCAGGCTAACCCACGGTCCCGCGTCCGCTAATCGAGGGGACACCGAGTAAAGGATTTCGCTCGGCCGGCTACACGCCCCGGATCGCGGCGATCCCGACTGTCGTCACGACCGCGAACACCAACTGCAGCGGCCCGCCGACCCGGAGGTAGTCGCTGAACCGATACCCGCCCGGCCCGTAGACGAACAGGTTGGTCTGGTACCCGACGGGTGTGATAAACGCCGTCGACGCCGCGAACGTCACCGCAAGCACGAACGCGAACGCGTTCGCGCCGAGCGCCGCCGCGGCCTCGACCGCGACGGGGATCATCAGCACCACGCTGGCGTTGTTCGAGATCACGTTCGTCAGGACCGCGGTGAGCGCGTAGAACGCCCCGAGCACGCCGATCAGGGGCAGGACCTCGCCCGTCGCGACCACGACCGACGCCAGCAGCGACGCGCCGCCGGTCGACTCCAGGGCGATCCCCAACGGAATCACCCCCGCGAGCAGGAAGACCACGTCCCACTGTATCGACTCGTAGAGTTCCGTGGGGCGGAGACACCCCGTCGCGACCATCGCGAGCGCACCGGCCAGCGCGGCCACGACGATCGGGAGGCTGTCCAGCGCCGCCAACCCCACGACCGCGACGACGATTCCGATCGCAACGGGCGTCTTCTCCCCCCGGTAGTCGTGGCGGTCGGTCTCCCGGGCGACGATCAGATCCCGCGTGGCGTCGAGCCGTTCGAGGCTCTCGGCCGTCGTCTGGACGAGCAGCGTGTCCCCGACGCGGAGCGAGATGTCGTCCATCCGGCGGCGGATCAGTTCGTCGCCACGCCGGAGCGCAAGCACCGTCGCGTCGTACCGCTGTCGGAACGACGACGAGGCCAGCGACTCCCCGAGCAGCGACGACGCCGGGGCCACGACCAGTTCGACCAGACTGTCGGGTTCCCCCTCGGTTTCGAGTTCCGCCTCGTCGACGACCGTCGGCACGATGTCGAACCCTTCGACGTCGAGGAGTTCGACGAGGGTGTCGCGGTCGGTCCGGATCGCGAACACGTCGCCCGCCTGGATCTCCTTCGGTCCCAGCGGTTCGAGGAAGATCCGGTCGTTGCGGATCAACTGCACGAGGTCGACGTCGAAGTCGGTCTCGACGAGCGCCCGCCCGACCTGCTGGCCGACCAGCGACGAGTCCTCGCGGACGACGACCTCGGTCAGGTACTCCGCCATCCCGAACTCCTCGGTCAGGTCGACCCTCGGTTCGATCCGCTCGGGCGTCAGTCACTGACCGACCGTGAGGAGGTAGACCGTCCCGACGACGGAAACGACGACCCCCACCTGGGTGAACTCGAACGTCGTGAACGTCCGGCCGATGAGCCGCCCCGACAGCTCCGAGGCGAGGACGTTCGTCGAGGTCCCGATCAGGGTGAGCATCCCACCGAACATCGAGGCGTAGGAGAGCGGCAGCAGCAGCTTCGACGGCGACGTCCCGCCGCGGTGGGCCAGGTCGGTCACCATCGGCAGTAGGATCGCAACCGCGGCGATGTTGTTGATGAACCCCGGGATCGGGGCGACGACGCCGATCGTCGCGCCCAGCTGCCGGGTCCCGCTGTCGCCGGTGAACTCCGCGATCCGCGCGCCGACCCGCTGGATCACGCCGGTGCGCTGGACTCCGTCGCTGAGGATGAACACCGCGAGTACCGTCAGCGTCGCCTCGCTGGAAAAGCCCGAGAGCGCGTCAGCCGGATACGACGCGAAGAGCACGATCGGGTCCGCGACAAGGCCCGCGTTCGCGAGCGCGACCGACGCCGGCTGGACCAGGAGTAGCGCAACCAACACGCCGATGGCCGTGACGTCGACCGGGACCGGCTCCGTCACGAACAGCACCAGTGCGATCAGCACTGCGAGGAAGACGACGGCGATCCCCGGCGGTATCGGTGCCACACCGGGGCGTCGGCGTGGCGATGCAAAACGGTGGGGGATCCGGCGGCCGTGGCCCGCCGTCGACGGTGGCCGCCCGAACGGCCGACGGCGACGCGCTGGCACACGGTTTGACGGCGACGGTCGGGCTTCGCTCGTATCGATGCGCCCTCAGAAGGCGTCCTGCAGTTCCATCTCGGCGACCAGGTCGTACGGCTCGGTCCCCGAGCGGATGCAGTCGAGGATCCGGAACGCGTCGCTCGGCGAGAGGAAGTGCCGACAGACCGCGCCCCCCAGCGGCGTGGGTTCGAAGCCGTCGATGAACTCCCACTGGAGCAGCTTCCCGATCGCGTGTTTCGTCGGTACCTCACCCACCATCCGGTCGTTCAACCGCTTTGCGCGCTTGCCGGCGACGACGACGTTCGCGAGCGTCTCCTCGGCGGCGGCGGTCTCGTCGTACCGGGTCACCACGTCCTCCATCTCGCCTTTCAGGAGCTTGAACGCCACCTCGTCTTCGGTCATCTCCATCGAGTTGTGGTAGCTGCAGTCGGGTTCGACGAGCAGGTAGACGGTCCCTTTGTCGTGGTAGTCCGGCCGGCCCGCCCGCCCGAGCATCTGCTCGAACTCCTGGACCGACAGCCACTCGATGCCCATCGCCAGCGAGTCGAAGATCACCTGCGAGGCGGGGAAGTCGACGCCGGCCGCAAGCGCGGCGGTGGTCACGACCGCCGCGAGGTCCTGGTCGCCGAACTGACGCTCGACGCGCTTCCGCTGACCGTAATCGAGGCCGGCGTGGTACGGGGCGGCGTCGTACTCCAACTTCCGGGCGATCTGGTGGCACCGCCGCCGGGAGTTGGTGAAGACGATCGTCTGGCCGCGGTACCCCTTCGACGATTCGGAATCGAACTCGCGTCTGACTAGCTTGTTGATGATGTCGGGCTTCTCCCGGCCGTCGGCGAAGGTGACGTGGCGCTCGATCGGGACCGGCCGCTCCTCGAACTCGATCAGCGTCGCGCGAAGCCGCTCGGCCAGCGACTCCGGGTTGCCGACGGTCGCGGAGAGGTAGACGTACTGTGCGCCGTCGTAGCTGCTCCGACTCTCCGCCCGCTGCTCGCAGTAGTACTTCAGCCGGCTGATGAGCCCGTCGAGCCGGTGGCCGCGCTCTTCCTCCTTCAGGGTGTGGATCTCGTCGATGACCACCGTCCCGACGTCGCCGAGTTCCTTCCCGGTCCGGAGTGCGTGATCGATCCCCTCGTAGGTCCCGACCACCACGTCGGCGCCGGGATCGAACCGGTTGCCGTCGTCGTTGATGCGGGAGGCGCCGACCCGGATGGTCACGTCGAGCACGTCGCCGTAGCGGTCCTCGAAGTCCTCGTGTTTCTGGTTGGCGAGCGCGACAAGGGGCACCAGGAACAGCAGCTTCCCGTCGCCGTTCAGCGCCCGGTCGACCCCGGCGAGTTCACCCACGAGGGTCTTGCCGGTCGCGGTCGCGCTCACGACGAGCTGGTCGCGCTCCTCGAACAGCCCGTTGTCGACTGCGAGCGACTGAACCGGCAGCAGCGTCTCGAAGCGCCCCTCGGTCCGGCGCTGGAGCTCCGGATGGAGATCCAGCGTCGACGTCTCAACGGGGTCGACCTCGTCGGTGGTGGCGCTGACGGTGTCGAACCTGGTGAGTTCGGGGTCGAGCCCGCCGGCCAGCAGGTTCGTCACGCGGTCGAGGTCCTGCGTTTCGAGGAGGAGTTCCTCCAGGCGGTCCTGGGCCGCGCCGGTCAGCCGCCCCGACGCCGAGAGGTCGAGTTCCCGCTCTAACTCCCGCTTCGCGCAGTCGGGGCAGATGTGCTCGCGGTCGGTCGCGATCGCTGTCTCCTCGGTGATCGGGGAGTACCGCCCGTCGGCGGCGCAGTACCGGCAGGTCCGGACCACGAGCGCCTCAAGCTGGTAGCCGTCGAGCATCTCGCGTAGCTCCTCGCGCCGCCGCTTGGAGGTCTGCTCTGAGATCCGAATGCGGGCGGCCCGCCGGGCGATCTCGACGAACTGGTCCGGATCGCGGGGATCCTCGGTCGAGCCGCGGGTGATCCGGAACTTCCCGGGGCG
Proteins encoded:
- a CDS encoding MBL fold metallo-hydrolase, translated to MKVTVLADNTVATGIPKGLRGEWGFAAAVGEVLFDTGQSTAARRNARALGLDSDFDNIVLSHAHYDHTAGLDAFLNPSDPPTVYCHPGIWTARFIKEPADGRTLEHPIHIGVPYSRAEVETGADVVEHRDPVEVCDDVFALGEIPRPHADNPVHLREADGELVEDSVPDDQSVAVRTADGTALVLGCCHAGLRNTIEHAESVTGRPVRYVVGGTHLVARTPAEVHNLVDWLDGRLDVFAGTHCTGFEAERILSERLPDAFRSVGVGSSIELPPRP
- a CDS encoding winged helix-turn-helix transcriptional regulator gives rise to the protein MTSLDETDIEILRLLSRDARRTNADIAERVGLSGPAVADRIKRLREAGIINRFTVDVDRTQLGAGVQVFVQLDPGDSFDRLRDRLDDADTVEHVMVTAEGELWFNARVEPHGVHGWLRDLVGPIDAAEYTVTLVDEIEWQPSLDGTEFALSCAECGNTVDEEGESERIDDTLYHFCCATCRAAFRERFDRLSDGV
- a CDS encoding DEAD/DEAH box helicase; its protein translation is MSKQVGRVDTLFLHEAGDDFLVVVRRDGERVLRGRLELKETGAGPRPGKFRITRGSTEDPRDPDQFVEIARRAARIRISEQTSKRRREELREMLDGYQLEALVVRTCRYCAADGRYSPITEETAIATDREHICPDCAKRELERELDLSASGRLTGAAQDRLEELLLETQDLDRVTNLLAGGLDPELTRFDTVSATTDEVDPVETSTLDLHPELQRRTEGRFETLLPVQSLAVDNGLFEERDQLVVSATATGKTLVGELAGVDRALNGDGKLLFLVPLVALANQKHEDFEDRYGDVLDVTIRVGASRINDDGNRFDPGADVVVGTYEGIDHALRTGKELGDVGTVVIDEIHTLKEEERGHRLDGLISRLKYYCEQRAESRSSYDGAQYVYLSATVGNPESLAERLRATLIEFEERPVPIERHVTFADGREKPDIINKLVRREFDSESSKGYRGQTIVFTNSRRRCHQIARKLEYDAAPYHAGLDYGQRKRVERQFGDQDLAAVVTTAALAAGVDFPASQVIFDSLAMGIEWLSVQEFEQMLGRAGRPDYHDKGTVYLLVEPDCSYHNSMEMTEDEVAFKLLKGEMEDVVTRYDETAAAEETLANVVVAGKRAKRLNDRMVGEVPTKHAIGKLLQWEFIDGFEPTPLGGAVCRHFLSPSDAFRILDCIRSGTEPYDLVAEMELQDAF